The Primulina huaijiensis isolate GDHJ02 chromosome 12, ASM1229523v2, whole genome shotgun sequence genome has a window encoding:
- the LOC140990339 gene encoding uncharacterized protein C57A10.07-like, producing the protein MKTNYSSSYSNSPKSFKTYPRGDFDLESGIGKKSRRHKNDPSRMLKALGNKIQHYFKLHPIMLFLIFLSIGITILIILSMHEGRFRLMPGYDKFNENVESYPFHNFRNLVMVAGHSIYTSSNCEKVDKEDAWYLESYQKNPGQAATFITHIQNGVEITANDDAALLLFSGGETRKNAGPRSEAQSYWVVAESKGWFGKRDQVRGRSLTEEYARDSFENLIFSICRFRELTGMYPHNITVVGYDFKEERFVHLHRSAIGFPESRFLYYGTPSTQNSREAALKGEALVRSQFQEDPYGCSGMLHRKKLARDPFHRSVPYPNGCPEIEGLFRYCGTDPYPGPLPWAQ; encoded by the exons ATGAAGACAAATTATTCATCTTCGTATAGTAATAGTCCCAAGTCGTTCAAGACCTATCCAAGGGGTGATTTTGACTTAGAATCTGGGATTGGTAAAAAGTCAAGAAGGCACAAAAACGATCCTTCGAGAATGCTAAAAGCCTTAGGGAATAAGATTCAACACTATTTCAAGCTTCACCCCATTATGCTCTTCTTGATTTTCTTGTCAATTGGGATTACAATCCTTATTATATTATCCATGCATGAGGGCCGTTTCAGACTGATGCCTGGTTATGACAAATTCAATGAGAATGTGGAGAGTTATCCTTTCCATAACTTCAGAAACCTTGTAATGGTAGCTGGCCATTCGATTTATACGAGTAGTAATTGTGAAAAGGTTGATAAGGAGGATGCTTGGTATTTGGAATCATATCAGAAGAATCCAGGTCAAGCTGCTACCTTTATTACACATATACAGAATGGAGTGGAGATCACGGCCAATGATGATGCGGCATTACTCTTGTTCAGCGGGGGTGAGACTCGGAAGAATGCTGGACCAAGGAGTGAAGCTCAGAGTTATTGGGTTGTTGCAGAGTCCAAAGGATGGTTTG GCAAGCGAGATCAAGTGCGAGGGAGATCACTTACAGAAGAATATGCGAGGGACAGCTTTGAGAATCTTATATTTAGCATATGTCGATTCCGGGAGCTTACTGGCATGTATCCTCACAATATAACA GTTGTAGGATATGATTTTAAGGAGGAGAGGTTTGTTCATCTTCACCGCTCGGCAATTGGATTTCCCGAATCGAGGTTCTTGTATTATGGGACGCCATCCACTCAAAATTCGAGGGAAGCAGCATTAAAAGGTGAAGCATTGGTAAGATCTCAATTTCAGGAAGATCCTTATGGTTGTTCAGGAATGTTGCACCGGAAAAAACTTGCCCGTGACCCCTTTCATCGGTCTGTCCCTTATCCTAATGGGTGTCCAGAAATTGAAGGACTGTTCAGATATTGTGGGACTGATCCATATCCAGGCCCCCTCCCTTGGGCACAATAA